AACTTTCCCCTATGACTGCAATTTATTTGTAAGTAGAGTGAACAACAGTTTATTTGCTAGCGAGGACTGAAATGATGTTTCGAACTGCATATGCTAGTGTCAAGCGTGGAATTCGCCACTAGTGAGAAGGAGTGATCACAACATATGTGGTGAACAATCGAGCATCAACCAGCCCAACGCAGGCCACCAAATGCCAGGGAAAATTGACCCCTGATGCAGGTAGCCTACATGCAGGCAGCCAAACTACATGCATAACATAATTTTAGCCATTATTTAGTCAGTTGACCCAACCGAGTCACAAATACAAAGACCTAAAAAACGATGCAACCTATCAAACACATGCATAGCGTATGCACACTCGCCCACTTCTTTCATAATTGCATTAGATATGTGACAATCTAGTATATATGATAAGCAATAGAATTACATCAAAATACCTACTTGAAAGTGCTTGTCGCCGCTGCCGCCCTCACATGAACAATGCCTACTTTTATGCAGAAGTGCTTGTCGCCGCTGCCGCCCTCACATGAACAATGCCTACTTTTGCTATGTTATAAAAAGTGTCACGTCCAATTGTGTTTAATGAAATATGTCAAACTTTCCATGATTTTGGTCCAGTTTAAATAAAAATCGACCAATCCGCATGAAATTTGTCATGCTTGTTAAGTCACGTTCAAAATGTGTTTACGTCAAAAAAAAGGTGTtggatgactggctccgtagcAGTCTACGTGCGTTCAGAGGTCAAAAGTCCAGTCTTCATGTGGGCTAGGGCGGGTGGGGCTGGGGCTGCGGCCTGTCAGCTGGGTTTGTTGACCGTGGGGCGGCGTCGTCAGTGTCTCTGCAGTTGGCTTCCTTCCTCCACACACCTCTCCTCTCCTTTTTTTTTTGGGTTTTATATAGAAGAGAAAACCCTctcctctctctatctctctgcTTCGATCGCTCTCctcctccgccaccgccgccgcagcgCCGCCCGGCCCATCTTCCTCCTCTCGGTAAGCTCTAACCCGCCTGACCTAACTCCTCCCCCTGCGCTTTCAACGGCCTCGATCCACCTGCCCGTGTTTCCTCAAAAACAGCCCTGCTGCTTTGGGTGTGATGCTTGTGTTCCTCACGGTAGTATTGTAGTTGGTGCACCACTATTAGATTTCCACCTCTCGGATCCAACGCCGTGCAATTGTTCCCATATGGATTGGGTGAATTCTAGCATCTCTAGATCCTACTATCAGTGTCAGGTACTATCCTCAAGGAATTTGTTGCTAATCTCATACTTATCATCTTATATGTTAGATCTTATAGGATTATAAGTGTCCATCATTTCTTCTCGTGGAAGAAACTCTTCATCTATAGATCGATGTCCTCACACCACAGAATCTACTAAGTTAGACACTTCATATTTCTGAATTTTCGTTTTGTTTATATATGCATAAATAAAACAATAATAATAACAAGATAAACAGTGAAGATAGTCCAAAATTGTTTTATGTGTTGGTCAGCCTTTGTGACTAGATTTTTCTTGTTGCTTATACGACCTACCTTGCAAGTGTTGACGTTTCTGTGTAAATAAAAGCTGGACTAAAGCATCTCTGCATGCTGTTAACTCTTTTTAGAAACAGTTGAGGAGTCCCCTATGGTATTTTTCTATTTTATATAAGTGAAATAAAGTGACATAGTTAATTACCAAGGTCAAAGGGCCCAACTGATGCGAAGTAGTCAACCAAGCAGAAAGTTGAGCTTGAAGGTGGGGCTTAACCCTATGACCAATTTCTCTCTGATTTCCGATGAAGATTGGTGCCTTGTAGGGTAGCAACTCGTGCTCGATCTAGCTTGCTAGCTTATGTAACGGTGAGTCTTGTTGCCTGATTTGGCATTTGCCTCCTTGCTGTTGGTTCTGTTCGAAAGTGTTAGTAAGTTAATTGAGAAATTTATGTTTACTTCCAACGTGCCGCACCTGCATCACGATGAAAAATTAAATCTTCCATTAGCAATTAATTGGCATATCAATTACTGATTGTCACAGAGATGCCTGCGGAAAACCCTTTACTAACATGAAAATCAAATCCTTGACAGCCAGCCTGCCAGAATGCCCCCGAAGAAGCGTCTGCACTTGTCGTCCGCTGGTCCCAACCAGGAAGACCACGTCGAGGAAGCAGCTCCCGGTGTCTCTACCTCTGGAAGAGAAGGTACGTTTTGCCGACTCCTGCTCACAATGTGCACGATGCGTGCGCAACAAATTCTACTGTGCGGGTCGTTGAGTGGCTTGCGTGTTTGATGAGCTTGCAGATTCCGAGGAAGAGGACGAAGTTAGCTACAGTagcagcggcggcggggacaACAAAGATAACGATGGCAGCCATTCATCGCAGATTGACGGTGCCGACATGGACGAGTAAGTGAACTGTGAAAACCTCTTTTCCCACCTTCCCACTCCTTCCCCACTCCTTCTATTTCGTCTTCTCTACCTTCCGTCGTGATTTTCTGTCGTCGTCTCGGCTCACATCCCCGTATGGTAGTTCGGTTTGGTGGGTTCATACCGGGGTTCCTCTTGGGAGGAGCTTGGCCTGTTCGTCATGGTTCCAGGCTCTTTGCTTCTAGCCCTCCTGGATCATAATGGTCTTACCTTGCTTAGACGCCCTTGTGACCTCCCTGACCAGCCTTCCAGCAGTGCATATGGTGTTATGCTGTCAAATGGTTCTGTGGAGATGGGAGGCTCTCATGGAACAAAGCATTCAAGATCATCTAGCCCATGTAAGCTCTTCCCGTTGGGTTATCAGTTTCGTAACAGGTACCGCATTTCGGCATTTGTCTGTTTAGGGAACCTTTTCGTGTTTCCTAAGTACGTTGGAAGTGTCTGCTAATTTCTCGGTCATGaattgccttgtcttctcttcTTGCTTGCATTTTTTTTGTTTATACACCCTAAATATTGTTGATACACCCTAGATATTGTCTAACAATGGGTGTTTTTTGGTTTGCTAGCCCATCCAAAGTGCACATCTTTATCAAGAATCCCGCCGGCAGGAAAATCTGTCTCAGGGGGGTCCACTTGTCAGACACCCTTTACACCATCAAGGCAAAGATCCAGGAGCGCTACCGCCTCGTCTTTGATGGGGTGCAGCTGGAAGACAGCCATACAATGGCGGATTATGGCATCCAGCATGATTCCACGCCTGACCTCCAAGAAAAGATGCAAATCTTTGTGACGGAGACGCTAGAAGGCAGGACCATCACTCTAGAGGTCGACAACCTAGACACCATTGACAATGTGAAGGCCAAGATTGAAGATATTGAGGGCTTCCCCAAGGTCCAGCAGTGCCTCATCTTTGCCAACAAGCAGCTGGATGATGAGAAGCGCACTTTGGCTGACCACAACATTGGGAAAGGGTCCACtcttctcctcatcctcctccCGTGCAGGCCAACTGTTGTGATGAAAATATTCGTGAAGATGCTGCGAGGGAACGTTATCTCCCTTGAGGTTGGGCGCTCGGACACTGTTGGCAGTGTGAAGGTGAAGCTCTACGAGCTGGACGGCATGCCCCCTAGACAGCAGCGCCTCATCTTTGCTGGCAAGCAGCTGGAGGACCACCGCACCCTGGCCGACTACAACATTCATATGGAGTGTACCATTCAACTGGTGGGACGTCTTTGTGGTTGTTGAGATTCATGGGCTGCCATCGGACAAGTTTATGTTTGCTGCAGTTGAATTTCCACTAGTGGTATATTATCATCATTCTAGTACCTTAGTAGTGGTTTGTTATCAGTAGAATTATCATCCTGGTACTTCTTAGTAGTGGTGTGTTATCAGTAGAACTATCATCCCTGCCTTGGTCTGTCTTGGCATACGTAAGTTGATTGAGAAATACAGTCTCAATGCAGTTTTGCCGACTCGTTTCTTTCCTTAAAACATACTCCCAACGCTTGGCCCGACCGGCACTTGCATTTAAACATGGACATCCTTCATGCACCTCTGGTCCCGTTCCTCCTTCATGCACCTCTGACGGAACGACGGCGGGGTCTACCTCGTTGT
The Triticum urartu cultivar G1812 unplaced genomic scaffold, Tu2.1 TuUngrouped_contig_5141, whole genome shotgun sequence DNA segment above includes these coding regions:
- the LOC125528824 gene encoding polyubiquitin-like encodes the protein MPPKKRLHLSSAGPNQEDHVEEAAPGVSTSGREDSEEEDEVSYSSSGGGDNKDNDGSHSSQIDGADMDDPSKVHIFIKNPAGRKICLRGVHLSDTLYTIKAKIQERYRLVFDGVQLEDSHTMADYGIQHDSTPDLQEKMQIFVTETLEGRTITLEVDNLDTIDNVKAKIEDIEGFPKVQQCLIFANKQLDDEKRTLADHNIGKGSTLLLILLPCRPTVVMKIFVKMLRGNVISLEVGRSDTVGSVKVKLYELDGMPPRQQRLIFAGKQLEDHRTLADYNIHMECTIQLVGRLCGC